DNA sequence from the Sardina pilchardus chromosome 23, fSarPil1.1, whole genome shotgun sequence genome:
gagtacatgtgtgtgtgtcagtgtgtcactttttgtttgtgtgtgtgtaagtctctgtgtgtgtctcaatatgtcagtgtgtgtgtgtgtgtgtgtgtgtgtgtgtgtgtgtatgtgtgtgtgtgtgtctctctgtgtgtcagggGCTATGGCCTGTTGGGACCCAGGTGGGACTGTGTCAGTGGCTTTGCAGGCCCGAGGCGGATCCTCCCTGGAGATTCTCCAGCTAATCCTGCGTGTCACTTGGCTGAGTTCGGATATCCAGAACATTCTTGGGCCATCTTTCACTCTCAGTGTCGCCCAATTTTTCCATTCAGCGTACGCTTTCATCCAAACTGAAGACACGCGTTGCCTGTGTGCACTactttaaccctcctgttgaaTACACTGGGTAATTACAATGGCATGGGGcgggatgtttttgttttgaaaagcaTACCGTACCTCGGCTGTGCTGGAGTGTTTACCTTCTCTGATTTCAGTCCCTGTGACATTCCCCCCTCAGCATTTTTGCCTCAGTTGATTTTCTGTACAGCAATTTGAGATTGCTCCTCCTGCTTTGTGGTCGGTTAGAAATGCCCTTTGAGCCTTTATCTTCCCTCTTTGCACTGATTGTTTAGTTCTGTTTGTCGAGTAAACTGTAAAAGATCTGCTTCTCTTTAAGGATAGGTGGATAAGGACATCGAGATTAAGGGATATTGACTTTATTTAGCTGTGAAAACAGCAAATATGGAAAAGAACACAAAAtgtagcggggggggggggggtgcaaaggTAGCACTGTCTTTGAAACTGAAGAtatacagaaataaatgtaaGAAGATGACAAACATGATATAGAAACAAGATTTATTCTGTAAAAAGTTATAAAATGAATATTGTACAAAAATAAAGTCTGTAGAGAACTTTGGTTCAGTAACACAAAACAAGCAAGACATGACCCCTTTTTCACATAACTGacactgaaaacaaaaacaaaagcataaAAGAGACAGAAGACTCCCTTCTCTACCTTATACTCCAGCAGCCACGGCCTCACCCAAACTTCTAgttcatcccacacacacacacacacacacacacacacacacgcacacgcacacacacacaaaaaaaataaaaatcactcATCAAAAGGAATCAAAACCTCAGTCACAAAACAAAATACTTTTACATTTAAGCAACCTAATATACAGGAGGACAACGAAGTATAGATCACAGCTCGCACAGTTCCGGCTGAGGGAAGAggtcctgggggggggggtgtgtgttgatgttatAATGCCTCACATGGCTTCTCTTCTGAAGccaacttgcacacacacgtcataatAACAACTGTAAAGGTAAATGCAGTTGATCAAGTGATTCCGGTAATAAAAGGGCTATTagctgtagtgtgtagtgtcgTGTCCTATGGGTTTGGCCTAAATTCTTCTCAATTCAGTggatttgttctgtgtgtggcggggggatTACCGCGTAAAGCTGGCTCCGTTCCTGTAGAGTGAACACTGATTCAGGTCCCTAATCCAGAGCAACATCAGGGTCTGGCCTTGGGGTTTTCTGTGTCTGAGCGAACTGCGCTGTTCAAACTgtaaaggaagagagggggggaaaaaatcctcTCACGGGATGTTATACAAGTGAGACGGTTTACAATCAGGGACTATTCTCCGGGCTTAGTATTAAGCTTTAGGCCAGTTACAGTATAGTCAGGGATCTTGGTTTTCCTGgttttaatcatttaaatggGTTTGTAGTGCTCTAATTGCTACTTTTTTTGTCCAATTATTGAGACCCTTGTATCTTAACCATGGATTGGTTTGTCCAGATTGTGTTTATTATTTAAACGTACCCTTATCTTGTTTGTCGGGGAATTTAGGGGACTGGATCACTACCTGAAAGCAAGGGAAATCTTCAGCcatctgttgagtgtgtgtgatgacttgGGGCGTTTGCAGAAAACGGATCTTTACTTAATTGGACTTAAACCCTAGGGGATGGAAGGGGGGCTTCCAGACAGTAGAAGTGCTTTAACCTTTTTGTGTGACAGTCATTTCCCTAAGCCCTGACCCGTGAGTCAAACTATCCTTGTCAGCCCCCGTAGTGACAGTGCCCACTTAAAGGGCTCTATTTCGGAACGAGCATACGGAACCAAGGAGCTTTAAGTGAGGGCGGAATCCGTCGCCACTCGGGAGAGTGGGACGAGACTAGGCTGTTCTGTTTGTGCTTGTTGATGACCGTGAGGCAAACCACTGCTCCCCTCTCCATGTGCACTTACGATAGTAACTTTATTATggacagaaacaaacagaatgGGTAAGGGATGTATTTTCTTCCTGTAAACAGATGCTTGCAATTGAGGAGTTGCAGGCCCGACGTCAAGACTGACTCTGTGAGAGTAAACAGTTGATTGCTCTCCTAAAGGGCTTTTTGGGCCCTCATTGGTTGAggttctttctcttctcttctcttctcttttcttttgtaAAAGAATTGAGAGTTGAGTTGGAGGGGTGTGTatagtggtgagtgtgtgctctAGTGTGGAGTTTGCTGTACCAAAATAACCTGGAGCAGAAAATCTTTTTAAGGTGGGGAAGTTGGTCCTTACATCTCGCTGTtctactctttttttctcccctcttccaACCTCTCTGCAGTGTCTGTGGAATTACTTCTCTGTGTGCGGAATTACAAAAAATGACCATATTTCTAAACATCACAGATGTTAGCGGAGACATCCGTGATGAGTGCGTGCTCTGTCTACGTCTGTCTCTCACAGATTGCTTTGATTATTTACGGCTGCTGCAGGAAACGTCTCGCTCCACGTTTGGCaccatccaaaaaaaaaaaaagacacaaaaagctcttcaaataaataagaaaaaaaagaaacaaaataaaacaagaaacACTCTTAATACGACAGAttgtaataaataacaataagtTAATTAACTCTCAATAAATACATTtcctcatatatatatatatatatatatacatatacattgaTATAGATACGATAGATAAATTGATAGATTTCTAATACTTAAAAAACATCTGTTGCTGCTCCTGGGGCAGAGTGAATGACTCCTTACTGAATGTAAACGTTAAGAGGCATTTTGCCACATAGTGATTGGGGCAGTTCTTCTGCAGCCGAAGCGCCCCATGTAGCACAAACAATGCGTCCGCAGTTCTGCTCGCTGTCCTGAAGGGCTTGAACTAAAGCAGCAAAGTTGGGTAAcagaatgactgtgtgtgtgattgtatgtgtgtgtgtgtgtgtgtgtgtgtgtgtgtttgtgtgtgtgtgtgtgtgtgtgtgtggtgtgtttgcggtgtgtgtgtgtttgcggtgtGAGTGTTATGCCATTTCTCAGGAGCCGTCATGCATCTTCTTGTCATTCTGGCCTGACTGTTAAGTGTGAGTTAGTGACGTGTAAGTTTACATGAATGAAACACTGAGGTTTTGACCTTGACTTGTACCTGCATGACTTGTCACACTGTATCAAATGTGATTCTCAGTCTGCACGGATGATCACAGGAGAGATTCCCTGTACTCCACCTGTTCAGGAACTGGCCAACGTCCACTCCACCATTTTGCCCAAGCGCGGCTTCTAACACACTCATGAGGTCTCGCCGTATGCACTGGCCATGGCACCTGCAGTGGACACCCCTTTGAGTGAAGACCACTGggcgctctgtctctctctctttttttgtccttctttctctctctctctctttctgcctttgtcacacacaaccacatgtccGAGCGGAATGCTTCTTCAGAATGTGGTACTCTAGGTTGTTGTCCAAGAAAGAGAGGTCATCGTCAAAGGTGATCGGGCGACAGCAAATCCGAGAGGGCTTCTCCTTGTCCAACTTTTTGTTGTTGGTCAGATTGTTCAGAATCTTGTCGTAGTTGGTCTCCGCGTCCGAGCAGGGTCCGCTGCAGTACCTGAATATTAGTTCCTCCTTGGTCTGGTAGCCCAGCCCGAGGTCCGTCACGTTGAGGTGGACCTCATGGAGCCGGCACTCTCGGCCCACTGGCGCTGTCCGTTGCTCGTCCCGGCCACCCTTCCTCGAGCGGCCGCCCTTCCGCCCTTTGCCTTTCCTCCTCTGCCCCCCTTGGCCCTTCCTGCCGCCCCTTTCCCCCCTTTCCTCCCTGTCCGCGCCCGACGATCCGCTCTGTCTCCCGCTCCGGCTCTGGAAACTTCCGTCGACTCTTGGAGACCGGCGTAATCTGCCGATGGTGGCCTCGATGAAGTCCATAACGTCGTCAAACTGATCAGGGTATGGACCTTCAAGTTCATCTGAAATAGAGAAAAGGTGCATGTTTAGATGATGGCTGCCTCGTTTGCATCCTGAAgtagttgttgttattattgtgaaCAATACACTGTAAAAGTTACATTATGTAATGTAGCTTGTGGTCTTTCCAACAGATGTAAATCATAAGAGAACACTGTTCTATCTGATGACTGATGTCATTTTAGAGGCCCTGTAGGAAGCTATATTTCTTCTTTCAAAAGGCTCCTTATCCTTTTGATGATATTGCAACAAACTTGCGTGCTTTATCATTCATAACCGTTTCTTTTAGACCTTCTTAGGTTGAAGTAGATGATGAAAAATGCAATACACCATGACATCCCCGCACAGCTGACTCCACCTCTTTAAACACACGGACAACCACAAACTCAAAACAtgcactctcccctctctcgaCTCAAACACAGccgtggaaaaaaaaagagcggGCCTTTGATCCTTTGTGTTATACACAATGATTTCATTATAGGACATGTTCCCCCTAATTCCCTCTCTTTGAGAAGTCAAGTCAATTGGCTGAATGGCCACGTCTGGAAACCCTCTGTGAAGatcatagcctacattattgtGAAATGACTCTATTTGGAAGGGGCCTGCCAATGCAAAGAGTGATCACATAACAAGCAGCAAAGGGATAACTTGCTTACACCTCATGCCTGGAGGGATCAGGTAAGGCAAGAGGAAATGGAGGAGGACTTGGCCGGGGATGCCATTAAGGCATCTGTGACTGTTCTTCCGTGGGTTTGTTTGACTCAACGCTCAGCGAGGCAGAGGCCTTCTGACGGGGAATCGCTTGACAAGTCGAGGTGTCAGAGAATCCGATCCTTTCCTCTTAGTCCTTTGGTCAGCGGCTGTGCCCACAGCGCCGTGTCACAAGGTCCACTGAGCCGGAGTGAGTTGGCTgccctgccctccctcccttgctTCCTCCTCGTGTGAGTCAGAGACCTTTTCCCTGATTGTCCCCTTACCTCAGCATAGTGACGAGAGGCCAATCATCTCACATGTGCTTTCAAAGACACCAGCCAAGTGTAATGGAGAGCGTCCAGTTTCAAATGAAAGGAAATAGTACCTCTGGATCAAGCTGCACGGTTTGTGAAAAATTGGGCTCTCTATCAGTTCCAATTGagcaagcagacaaacacagtcaaTTCGAATTTGTCTTTTAAATGTCCCCGGTTCCTTGTACAGACATGCCTTGCAGCGTTCTGGTGTGTTGACTTAATGCACATCAGTGGAATATTCTACACTTATTGAGTCACAGGAGTGGCAAAAAAAGCCTGAATGTAAACCTCGGTGTCAGTCTATCATTCCCGGTCTTGGTAGTGGAAGCTATGTAACTCTCGTCTCGCTGtcatgtttaaaaaaacaacagcctGTGCCTGGATGCCTCTCAAGTTATGTCATGCAGTTTGTACACTGTAGAATTTATTAGCTTTTGCTCTCGCAAAAAGAAATGGTGCGACCTTCATTTCGGTTAAACACTCCAGCGGAGGCGCAATGGAGATGGAGGGCCGTGTGTCTGAGGGAAAACATTTTCGCTAAATGTTCCATGCCTTATCGAGAGCGCGTCGGAGGTTTACTACTGTGTAAAGACGAGACAGTGTCATGTTCTATTAAACAAACGACGGCCGCTCCTCCCACCCAGCTGCTAAAAAGGAGCATAAACACGACGGCGGGTGCGGAGCGCGGCGGCTCGACACTTCAAGCGTTCGGAGCCGCGGGCCGCTGTTCGCAGGTCGTCATCTGTTTAGGTTCCCCCTCGCTGTAACTTCACCGGGGtgctgtggggtggggtgccgtgaggtggtggtggtggtggtggaggggaggaggaggacgtcAGTCCCCGCCTTCGTTTTTGTGAGCAAGCAAAGGGGTGCTCGTCTGCTGGGAAAGGCAGCGGTGAACATAAACAAGCCCCGTGAAGGAATGTCAGCTCGGGCTTTTGTCTTGGGCCAGATGTCTCCTCCAGTTCTACCTCTGCTGTGGTGCTTGTTTTGACACTCGTGCAATGCGGCCCGGAGCAGTTAAGAAAATACTTTTTTGATGGTCTGTCATGATAAACTAGGCCCTTGGTGTTGATGATGGGAAGATCCATTGATCAAACTACCCTGACAGACCATCTATAGGTCTCTGAAGGTTGTACTGACTCAAAGGGTTACTGAGTAGAGCAAACAGCATTTTAGTGTGGCATTTGGGGGAAATTGCAAATCGTTCTATTTCTAAATTTGACTTGCCTGGATTAAATGCAAAGTGCCCACAAAGTCAGCATGTGAACTCTGTGCCATGGATCATAAGGTTTGTAGATGCTTCCGATGTTCACCTTATTCACAAGTGATCTTCAGGCCCTCTGCAGTCCACCCTGATCTCCTGAACTTTCTTAACTCCCACTGACTGATTTAAACTGCTACGATAACAGTTAATTAGAGATTATCTTAATTGGCAGCATCCCCATATTCCTGCTGAGGAATTAGCAGGCTGATGTAGAGCATATACACAGCCTCCATCATGCCAACCCCATCAACACATGATAGGGAAACAAAGATGTGGTCCTTCAGAAGCTCAACTATCTCACTGGCCAAAAATATGTTCCATTTGGGCAACTATGAATTTCAGTCCAATGAACAACTCTTCTTAACACAtgactgtatttgtgtgaaaCCGTAAAACCAATATCTTCATCGCAGACTGAGACTTTTACCCCTTCCTGGGTTAGATTATATTGTGTTTGTAAGAAGAATGTATGGGAAAGTATAAGGAAAAGTGCAGCACACTTACATTGTTCCTCCATGGAGGTTTTGTGCAGGCGCTCTGGATGGGAGTAGGGGCGTATGAGAGAGTCCTCCACAGACAGGGCAGCAGAGTCACGGTGCAAGCCCACTACAGGAGGCCTCTTGACGGGCTGCAGCTTTGGAAAGATGGGGCGCGTGGAGACGGAGCTCAGGAGCAAGAGACACGTGGCCAGAACATCCCATAACTTCATTTTAGACTCAGTTCCTCAGAAGGAATCTGTAACACAGACAAGGTCAGTTAGCCTATTTTACTAGTCTCATAAAATTGTTATTAGACATAAAAGTATATCACCCATAAACTTAAaaggacattttatttttgcaggATTTTTATATTGAATACATTTGCAATTCAAGTGTTATTCATTGCTTTCTGTAAAGAAGATGCTTATTCATTTCTTGTCGCCAACATGCCAGAACTTGGCCCATATACACAGAGAAGCTTGCCAAAGAAATAGGCTGATGTCAATTGAAACGCGAACCACTATGTCAGATGGCTAAAATAAAAGTAAACAACGGTTGTGCTGTTGTCAGTTATTTGGAAGTACGTGATTAGTGGCGCCTAGCTGATAAATCGTGTCTTTATAGCATTAGGGCTGGATGAAGTATTTAAAAGCTCGCAGTTTTGACTTTAATGCTGATCCCCTGCTTAGACCATAGCGGCTCATTTGAACAGATTACATTCAGTGTGAGAATGAAAACTGTCCCATATTTGAAAAATCTGGTTGTCAAAGTAAAAAGACTTTTAGGCCACCATCGGTTAGGCAAATCCAGTGAGTTACTCGATATGATCGTCAGGCTACCCACTCTCATTCAAGTACAGTACAATAAGGTTACTTGTCATTTGCGCGAGGTCGTGCAGCCGTGTTCTGCCAAAGGCTTGTTAATAAGGTCGAACATAATTCTGCCTACTCACGCATATATGTCATTAATACATCTCCCAGTATGATACTTCAAATAAAACACCAATTTGCGAAAGCATAAAATGCgcaaacaaacagaacacatGCCACGCGTCCTGTGCGCTTTTCAGcaaggtactgtactgtagatctcGGCCTCGGTCAGTAAAGCACCAGAAAGTGGTGCAGGACAAGTGCTTCATGTGGCGAGTTAAACGAGTGAGACTTGATGCGGAATCACCAgatggtgtttcctgaatccCCGGTTTTGCGTGAGTGTTTATGATTACGTACGTCAAATGCAACAATAAACGTTGTATGGCAGCTCATAAATATGGGCTAATGGCGTAGACACGCACAAAACCAAGTGACCTGCTCTAATGTGACTTCATGAGCGCATTTTCATTTGTCATGAGTTAAATGATAGAGGCATTTTATCATTATGTGCATATAAAACCATATACTTTGAATAACACGAATATGCAATATCCACTTATATTAATGCAACAACATGTTTAGAACCACTTTTTTGTTACAATGCATCGGACAGGTGGACTTACCCTAAAATAAGACAAACTTTTCACATagtggtagcctactacatttgTGACCTTTCCGGAAACTTTATCATTGTCATGCTTAATGTATAATTCGAATTTTAATGTGCATTCTTTAATCACTGTACCATCAAATAGCCTACGTACCTTAAATCCGGCCCATGCAGACCCTTTGCTGAAATCGTTCTAAGATCCAAAAGAGGTCAACAATGGTGCATGAAATGATCCAAAAATATCTATGATATATAAATCCAGCGAACAAACTCTGTCGTAGAGGAAGAAAATCCACACCCATTCATAGAATCCACTATCAGTTCAGCGCTGTACGTCAATACCTTGAAATTAGCCGCTCGTACGGCAATCAGTTCGGTCTCTCCGACGCACACACCGATCCGCGGCTTCTGTAGTCCCGGGTCAGTGCGCGACGGACTGCTCTGTCAAAATCGAGTTGCCCAATAACAGGATGCGAAGATCCACGGAGGAAACCTGATAGAGAACTACCATCAACAACTGCAAGGAGTCAAATGAAGACATCAGGACTTCTTTTCAGGGAGTTGATGGCGAAAGCCGAAAGGAGCAGTAGACTACTAGGCGTCTGGTGAAATACTTTTAATTAAATGTGGCCAGGGAATAAATGAATTACTCCTCCGTTGAAGAAGACAACACTCCGACCCCAGCCGTGCCGATCGAATCCACACAACTTGAAACAATCTGAACCATTAAATGATAATGCGAAATCCCCAGAACATTGAAAGATCTTGAAATTTTAACGAGACTGTAAACCAGCCATTGATTTCCATCGTTACGCGCTATTTTAATCCTAGAATGTGTCCAAGAGATCTGACTGGTTATTGGAAACAAGCTTGTACATTTGCACTACAGATGTGCAGCCGCTTGTGAATTGCCCTCGGTGGAGACTGCAGCCAGTTTAAATAGATTCAAGGGTTCGAGCGCACTGACGTTGCGCATGAGTCCGCCCTCTCTGCATACGACCTCTACCAAATAACATAAGTAGCGGGTGAGGAGTCCACACCTTACTACACATGCCGTGCCTTTCCATTTGCAGAACCACAAATTTAGGATGGCTT
Encoded proteins:
- the gdnfa gene encoding glial cell line-derived neurotrophic factor; this translates as MKLWDVLATCLLLLSSVSTRPIFPKLQPVKRPPVVGLHRDSAALSVEDSLIRPYSHPERLHKTSMEEQYELEGPYPDQFDDVMDFIEATIGRLRRSPRVDGSFQSRSGRQSGSSGADREERGERGGRKGQGGQRRKGKGRKGGRSRKGGRDEQRTAPVGRECRLHEVHLNVTDLGLGYQTKEELIFRYCSGPCSDAETNYDKILNNLTNNKKLDKEKPSRICCRPITFDDDLSFLDNNLEYHILKKHSARTCGCV